In the Sebastes fasciatus isolate fSebFas1 chromosome 20, fSebFas1.pri, whole genome shotgun sequence genome, one interval contains:
- the chrm3b gene encoding muscarinic acetylcholine receptor M1 → MNPTSSSDSIHFLTNSSPGMRDQPVATMIAEPSILGGSYQELAVLSDTVGGWKLHNVSYVSRQGGNFTDSPINRTLMQPAKDFDPLGGHTILQVIIIVFLTGSLSLVTIVGNILVMVSFKINKALKTVNNYYLLSLAFADLTIGTLSMNLYTTYIIMDQWALGPVVCDLWLAIDYVASNASVMNLLVISFDRYFSVTRPLTYRAKRTTKRAMTMIGLAWSISFILWAPAILFWQYIVGERTVQPNECYIQFLSEPIITFSTAVAAFYLPVSIMAFLFWKIYQETEKRVKDFQGLKATGSGHSQSQAQNQGSGSGKAGGEGATNSQKNSSAMLRQISSQSCSSSELNQPASEKNNKDNASIPGGTGSRERCGAFCFRFSSLLPGRRASKRSINTTTTTLGDAEQSSCDSFNNNEGGASGDQSGSEDDADGADPSRPPTDGKKSRKVKNNKDKQSSNQSRKGSQSNPATPSSADQSPAAITMKDAAMAKRFASKAKTEINKRKNEKKANEKKAARTLSAILCVFITTWLPYNIMVLVNTFCQDCIPGTLWALGYWLCYVNSTINPMCYALCNKTFRTTFRDILMCQWDQKKNKPHFHQHQRKPVAFKKKEPM, encoded by the exons ATGAACCCGACCTCCAGCTCTGATTCTATCCACTTCCTTACCAACAGTTCTCCTGGTATGAGGGACCAGCCTGTTGCCACCATGATAGCTGAGCCTTCTATCTTAG GTGGCTCTTACCAGGAGTTGGCAGTATTATCTGACACTGTTGGTGGGTGGAAGCTACATAATGTCAGTTATGTCTCAAGACAAGGAGGAAACTTCACTGATTCACCAATTAACAGGACATTAATGCAGCCAGCAAAGGATTTTGACCCATTAGGAGGACATACTATCTTGCAG GTCATCATCATTGTCTTCCTCACTGGATCACTTTCTCTTGTCACTATTGTTGGCAACATCCTAGTGATGGTGTCATTCAAGATCAACAAGGCACTGAAGACAGTGAACAACTACTACCTGCTTAGCCTAGCATTTGCTGACCTGACCATTGGCACACTGTCAATGAACCTGTATACCACCTACATCATCATGGACCAGTGGGCTCTTGGGCCAGTGGTCTGTGACTTGTGGCTTGCAATCGACTATGTGGCCAGTAACGCCTCAGTCATGAACCTCCTTGTTATCAGCTTTGACAG GTATTTCTCTGTTACCAGACCTTTGACATACCGGGCCAAACGTACAACCAAGCGTGCCATGACCATGATTGGATTAGCCTGGTCCATCTCTTTCATTCTCTGGGCCCCAGCTATTCTGTTCTGGCAGTACATTGTGGGTGAGCGGACAGTCCAGCCCAATGAGTGCTACATCCAGTTCCTGTCCGAGCCCATCATTACATTCTCCACTGCCGTTGCCGCGTTCTACTTGCCTGTAAGTATTATGGCATTCCTGTTTTGGAAGATCTATCAGGAGACAGAGAAGCGTGTTAAAGATTTCCAAGGTCTCAAGGCAACTGGGTCAGGCCACAGCCAAAGCCAGGCTCAGAATCAAGGGAGCGGCAGCGGAAAAGCCGGTGGAGAAGGTGCGACTAACAGCCAGAAGAATTCGTCAGCCATGCTACGCCAAATAAGCTCTcaaagctgcagcagctctgaaCTAAATCAGCCGGCTTCAGAGAAGAACAACAAGGACAATGCCAGCATACCAGGAGGAACGGGAAGCAGAGAGAGGTGCGGCGCGTTCTGCTTCCGGTTTTCATCACTGCTGCCGGGTCGCCGTGCATCCAAGAGGTCCATCAACACCACGACAACGACGTTGGGCGATGCCGAGCAGAGCAGCTGTGACAGCTTTAACAACAATGAAGGTGGTGCCTCTGGGGACCAGTCAGGTTCAGAGGACGATGCTGACGGTGCAGACCCATCAAGGCCTCCGACAG atgGTAAGAAGTCTAGGAAggtgaaaaacaacaaagataAGCAATCATCCAACCAAAGTCGAAAAGGGTCACAATCAAACCCCGCCACCCCATCGTCCGCCGACCAATCACCCGCAGCCATCACCATGAAAGATGCGGCGATGGCCAAACGCTTCGCATCTAAGGCCAAGACAGAGATCAACAAGCGCAAGaatgaaaaaaaggcaaatgAGAAGAAAGCGGCACGGACACTCAGTGCCATCCTCTGCGTCTTCATCACGACGTGGTTGCCGTACAACATCATGGTGTTGGTCAACACTTTCTGTCAGGACTGCATTCCGGGAACTCTCTGGGCGCTGGGATACTGGTTGTGTTATGTGAACAGCACAATCAACCCCATGTGCTACGCCCTGTGTAACAAGACCTTCCGGACAACTTTCAGGGATATTTTGATGTGCCAGTGGGATCAAAAGAAGAACAAGCCTCATTTTCATCAGCATCAGAGGAAGCCTGTGGCTTTCAAGAAAAAGGAGCCAATGTAG